The Leifsonia williamsii genome includes a region encoding these proteins:
- a CDS encoding MFS transporter, translating to MTPEPAQPEQETRPGVATPDDTTLARRRHFVDLTPLKHSPAFARLWLGGAISGIGGQMTVVAVGLHIYDLTGSTLAVSLVALFALGPMIVFGLYGGVLADAFDRRLVALVTAVVAWASTAGIALLAWLDVPVVWPLYVLTTVNAVATVMIGATRQAITPRLIPDRLLPAASALGGISMGVMVTVGPALAGVLVATVGIPWTYTVDVILFTAAFLGIFTLPPIVPEGERQGAGFASVLQGLRFLRTAPNLRMTFVLDIIAMTFGQPRALFPAVGAVLIGGGPVTVGILTAAGAVGTLLSSVFSGRLGHVRWQGRAVERAIVVYGASILGFGIVLAVVAFAGLTGGPDSIAEANLPALIVATVLLAASGAADNVSSIFRMTILQASAPDVMRGRLQGVFTVVVTGGPRLGDLYIGVLALTGALWFPPLLGGLVIVVLVATIVRVQGAFRRYDALAPTP from the coding sequence CTGACCCCGGAGCCCGCTCAGCCCGAGCAGGAGACCCGCCCGGGCGTCGCGACTCCCGACGACACCACCCTCGCCCGCCGCCGGCACTTCGTCGACCTCACCCCGCTGAAGCACTCCCCCGCCTTCGCGCGGCTGTGGCTCGGCGGCGCCATCTCGGGCATCGGCGGGCAGATGACCGTCGTCGCCGTCGGCCTCCACATCTACGACCTCACCGGCTCCACCCTCGCGGTCTCGCTCGTCGCCCTGTTCGCGCTCGGGCCGATGATCGTGTTCGGCCTCTACGGCGGGGTGCTGGCGGACGCGTTCGACCGGAGGCTGGTCGCACTCGTGACCGCGGTCGTGGCCTGGGCCTCCACCGCCGGCATCGCCCTGCTCGCCTGGCTCGACGTGCCCGTCGTCTGGCCGCTGTACGTGCTCACGACGGTGAACGCCGTCGCCACCGTGATGATCGGCGCGACCCGGCAGGCGATCACACCGCGACTGATCCCCGACCGGCTGCTGCCGGCGGCGAGCGCGCTGGGCGGCATCTCGATGGGCGTCATGGTCACCGTCGGCCCCGCGCTGGCGGGCGTGCTGGTCGCGACCGTCGGCATCCCGTGGACGTACACGGTTGATGTGATCCTGTTCACCGCCGCGTTCCTCGGCATCTTCACGCTGCCGCCGATCGTGCCGGAGGGCGAGCGGCAGGGAGCGGGCTTCGCGTCGGTGCTGCAGGGGCTGCGCTTCCTGCGCACGGCGCCGAACCTCCGCATGACGTTCGTGCTCGACATCATCGCGATGACGTTCGGCCAGCCGCGGGCGCTCTTCCCGGCGGTCGGTGCGGTGCTGATCGGCGGCGGGCCGGTGACGGTCGGCATCCTCACCGCGGCGGGTGCGGTCGGCACGCTGCTGTCGAGCGTGTTCTCGGGGAGGCTCGGACACGTCCGCTGGCAGGGGCGCGCGGTCGAGCGGGCGATCGTCGTCTACGGCGCGAGCATCCTCGGCTTCGGGATCGTGCTCGCCGTCGTCGCGTTCGCCGGGCTCACCGGTGGACCTGACTCGATCGCCGAGGCGAACCTGCCCGCGCTCATCGTCGCGACCGTGCTGCTGGCGGCCTCGGGCGCCGCGGACAACGTCAGCTCGATCTTCCGCATGACGATCCTGCAGGCCTCGGCGCCGGACGTCATGCGCGGGAGGCTGCAGGGCGTCTTCACGGTCGTGGTCACCGGCGGACCGCGGCTCGGCGACCTCTACATCGGCGTGCTCGCGCTCACCGGGGCGCTCTGGTTCCCGCCGCTGCTCGGCGGGCTCGTGATCGTGGTGCTGGTCGCGACGATCGTGCGGGTGCAGGGCGCGTTCCGGCGCTACGACGCGCTGGCGCCGACGCCGTAG
- a CDS encoding putative glycolipid-binding domain-containing protein, translating to MRGAVRHVEWVGDEDPERLEAATVTLAPDRLDALGTSRTTDYVTAWTLQTGAGWVTERLDVTVRGRGFTRVLELVRHADGRWEAEAEARGDDTFHGERMAVPGIADPAALAGADDCDLALCPVTNTMPILRLGALDDVLPETRLLMAWIDLPSLAVLPSGQLYSSAAPLDRASGRGVVRYRSETRDFMADLTVDEDGLVVDYPRLARRVRPR from the coding sequence GTGCGCGGAGCGGTACGGCACGTGGAGTGGGTCGGCGACGAGGACCCGGAGCGGCTGGAGGCGGCCACCGTCACGCTGGCGCCCGATCGGCTCGACGCGCTCGGCACCTCCCGCACCACCGACTACGTCACGGCGTGGACGCTGCAGACGGGTGCGGGCTGGGTGACCGAGAGACTCGACGTGACGGTGCGCGGCCGCGGCTTCACGCGCGTGCTCGAACTCGTGCGCCACGCCGACGGCCGGTGGGAGGCGGAGGCGGAGGCGCGCGGCGACGACACTTTCCACGGCGAGCGGATGGCCGTGCCCGGCATTGCCGACCCCGCGGCGCTCGCCGGCGCGGACGACTGCGATCTCGCGCTCTGCCCGGTGACGAACACCATGCCGATCCTGCGGCTCGGGGCGCTGGACGACGTGCTGCCGGAGACGCGCCTCCTGATGGCCTGGATCGACCTGCCCTCGCTGGCGGTACTCCCGAGCGGCCAGCTGTACAGCTCGGCGGCGCCGCTCGACCGCGCCTCGGGGAGGGGAGTGGTGCGCTACCGCAGCGAGACGCGCGACTTCATGGCCGACCTCACCGTCGACGAGGACGGCCTCGTGGTCGACTACCCGCGCCTGGCGCGGCGCGTGCGCCCGCGCTGA
- a CDS encoding bifunctional phosphatase PAP2/diacylglycerol kinase family protein, translating into MAASGRPSRRIPIPARIKRADEAVAARINARTTGRASDTFWTLLTRAANHGKLWFAAAGVLMLLGKPRAAFRGLASLGIASLVANVVGKRLVGGDRPALTSIPVSRRLQRSPTSPSFPSGHTASAAAFATGVALEAPLAGAALAPLAAGVGYSRLHTGAHWLSDVVGGAAIGAGAALALRAALPVGKALTEARREPPTARTIDLPASTDGDGLFVVVNRSSGAGLGRPDAVELLRDRLPRAQMHVLQEADDLAALIDARTASDDPPRILGVSGGDGTVAAVAHQARRADLPLLVLPGGTFNHFAKAALLDTVDVALAALSAGTGREVDVAELAFAGGEPKTVLNTASVGIYPAFVAERERHEKRLGKPLAALVAAIRVVRRGTPLDVELDGRRRRVWSVFVGVDRYYPVTVAPIERRRLDDGLLDVRVLFADGTPRTRGAVALALGGTADALVARLPVLQGPPAIDQYTTDDLTIAAAGDDPGYAHDGEASTHTPGDPKRLRLRVLPGALRVYSPGE; encoded by the coding sequence ATGGCAGCCTCCGGTCGTCCGTCCCGCCGCATCCCGATCCCGGCCCGCATCAAGCGGGCCGACGAGGCGGTCGCAGCCCGCATCAACGCGCGGACGACCGGCCGGGCCTCCGACACCTTCTGGACGCTGCTGACGCGCGCCGCGAACCACGGCAAGCTGTGGTTCGCCGCCGCGGGGGTGCTCATGCTGCTCGGCAAGCCGCGGGCGGCCTTCCGCGGCCTCGCGTCGCTGGGGATCGCCAGCCTCGTCGCCAACGTCGTCGGCAAGCGGCTGGTGGGAGGCGACCGGCCCGCGCTCACCTCCATCCCGGTCTCGCGCCGGCTGCAGCGCTCGCCCACCTCGCCCTCGTTCCCGTCCGGCCACACCGCCAGCGCTGCGGCGTTCGCGACCGGGGTGGCGTTGGAGGCTCCGCTCGCGGGCGCCGCGCTCGCCCCGCTGGCGGCGGGCGTCGGCTACTCGCGGCTGCACACGGGCGCGCACTGGTTGTCGGACGTCGTCGGCGGAGCCGCCATCGGCGCCGGCGCCGCACTCGCCCTGCGGGCAGCGCTGCCGGTCGGCAAGGCGCTCACGGAGGCGCGCCGCGAGCCGCCGACGGCCCGCACGATCGACCTTCCCGCCTCAACCGACGGCGACGGCCTGTTCGTCGTGGTGAACCGCTCCTCGGGCGCCGGCCTGGGCCGCCCCGACGCGGTCGAGCTGCTGCGCGACCGGCTGCCGCGCGCGCAGATGCACGTGCTGCAGGAGGCCGACGACCTGGCGGCCCTGATCGACGCGCGCACGGCCTCCGACGACCCTCCTCGCATCCTCGGCGTCTCCGGCGGCGATGGTACGGTCGCCGCCGTGGCGCACCAGGCCCGGCGCGCGGATCTGCCGCTGCTGGTGCTCCCGGGCGGCACCTTCAACCACTTCGCGAAGGCCGCGCTGCTCGACACCGTCGACGTCGCCCTCGCCGCGCTCTCGGCCGGCACCGGGCGCGAGGTGGACGTGGCGGAGCTCGCCTTCGCCGGCGGCGAGCCGAAGACCGTGCTGAACACGGCCTCCGTCGGCATCTACCCCGCCTTCGTCGCCGAGCGCGAACGCCACGAGAAGCGCCTCGGCAAGCCGCTCGCCGCCCTCGTCGCGGCGATCCGGGTGGTCCGCAGGGGCACTCCGCTCGACGTGGAGCTCGACGGCCGCCGCCGCCGCGTGTGGTCGGTCTTCGTCGGCGTCGACCGCTACTACCCGGTCACGGTCGCCCCGATCGAGCGCAGGAGGCTCGACGACGGCCTCCTCGACGTCCGCGTCCTCTTCGCCGACGGCACCCCGCGCACCCGCGGCGCTGTCGCCCTCGCCCTGGGCGGCACGGCGGACGCCCTGGTCGCCCGCCTCCCCGTCCTCCAGGGGCCGCCCGCGATCGACCAGTACACCACCGACGACCTCACGATCGCCGCCGCCGGCGACGACCCCGGCTACGCCCACGACGGCGAGGCGTCGACGCACACCCCGGGCGACCCGAAGCGGTTGCGGCTGCGCGTGCTGCCGGGGGCGCTGCGGGTGTATTCGCCGGGGGAGTGA
- a CDS encoding citrate synthase: protein MDRMDDTLIDVPRGLTNVVAARTELGDVRGHEGFYHYRQYSAVDLARERTFEEAWHLLLFGRLPDDAELAAFRARIVAARQVPEEVEAVLPALARLTAGGDALAGLRMALTALAAADGFRPLYDEPPAARVEQAIRLAAATPVLLASLHALAEGRAPRASRDDLGQVANYLYLVTGSVPDAAHEHALSAYLTAAVDHGFNASTFTARVIASTGADLAAAVDGALGALSGPLHGGAPSRALDTLDEIGTPDRAEEWVRRTVAGGGRVMGFGHAVYRTEDPRSRMLREVAEGFGGPRVELAVAVEQRVQEALAELKPGRELHTNVEFYAGVVMELCGLPRSMFTPTFAVARTVGWTAHALEQAADGKILRPSARYVGPAAPQPLPARRATAESEAGVGAGGR from the coding sequence ATGGACCGGATGGACGACACCCTGATCGACGTACCCCGCGGCCTCACCAACGTGGTGGCGGCCCGCACCGAGCTGGGAGACGTGCGCGGGCACGAGGGCTTCTACCATTACCGCCAGTACTCGGCGGTGGACCTGGCGCGCGAGCGGACCTTCGAGGAGGCGTGGCACCTCCTGCTCTTCGGCCGCCTTCCCGACGACGCCGAGCTCGCCGCCTTCCGCGCCCGCATCGTCGCCGCACGCCAGGTGCCGGAGGAGGTGGAGGCCGTGCTCCCGGCGCTCGCCCGTCTCACCGCGGGAGGCGACGCGCTCGCCGGCCTGCGTATGGCGTTGACCGCGCTCGCCGCGGCCGACGGCTTCCGCCCGCTCTACGACGAGCCGCCGGCCGCCCGGGTGGAGCAGGCGATCCGCCTGGCCGCCGCGACGCCGGTGCTGCTCGCGAGCCTCCATGCCCTCGCCGAGGGCCGCGCGCCGCGCGCATCGCGCGACGACCTCGGGCAGGTGGCGAACTACCTCTACCTCGTGACCGGCAGCGTCCCCGACGCCGCCCACGAGCATGCGCTCAGCGCGTATCTGACCGCCGCCGTCGACCACGGCTTCAACGCCTCCACGTTCACCGCCCGCGTCATCGCCTCCACCGGGGCCGACCTCGCCGCGGCCGTCGACGGCGCGCTCGGCGCGCTGTCCGGCCCGCTGCACGGCGGCGCTCCGAGCCGCGCCCTCGACACGCTCGACGAGATCGGCACCCCCGACCGGGCGGAGGAGTGGGTCCGCCGGACGGTCGCGGGCGGCGGCCGGGTCATGGGCTTCGGGCACGCCGTGTACCGCACAGAGGACCCGCGCTCGCGGATGCTGCGGGAGGTCGCGGAGGGTTTCGGCGGCCCGCGCGTCGAGCTGGCGGTCGCGGTCGAGCAGCGGGTGCAGGAGGCGCTCGCCGAGCTGAAGCCGGGCCGCGAGCTGCACACGAACGTCGAGTTCTACGCGGGCGTCGTGATGGAGCTGTGCGGCCTCCCGCGATCGATGTTCACCCCGACGTTCGCGGTCGCGCGCACGGTCGGCTGGACGGCGCACGCGCTCGAGCAGGCCGCCGACGGCAAGATCCTGCGTCCGTCGGCGCGTTACGTGGGGCCGGCCGCGCCGCAGCCGCTGCCTGCTCGCCGCGCGACCGCGGAGTCGGAAGCGGGCGTCGGCGCGGGAGGCCGGTGA
- a CDS encoding mycothiol transferase yields MTVSTELLTDAFGRIADIVRSTVRGLDADTLGARIDPDANSIAWLVWHLTRVQDDHVSEVAGREQAWTEDGWSARFGLPFSDADTGYGHSSDEVAALGSARAEDLIGYHQAVHDRTVAYLETLGDDDLGRVVDRSWDPPVTLGVRLVSVISDDLQHAGQASYVKGVLERR; encoded by the coding sequence GTGACCGTCAGCACCGAGCTCTTGACCGACGCCTTCGGGAGGATCGCAGACATCGTGCGCAGCACCGTGCGCGGCCTGGACGCCGACACGCTCGGCGCGCGCATCGACCCGGACGCCAACTCGATCGCGTGGCTCGTGTGGCACCTCACCCGGGTGCAGGACGACCACGTTTCCGAGGTCGCGGGCCGCGAACAGGCGTGGACGGAGGACGGCTGGTCGGCGCGCTTCGGCCTCCCCTTCTCCGATGCCGACACCGGGTACGGGCACAGCTCGGACGAGGTGGCGGCACTCGGATCGGCGCGCGCCGAGGACCTCATCGGGTATCACCAGGCCGTGCACGACCGCACGGTCGCCTACCTGGAGACGCTCGGCGACGACGACCTCGGACGCGTGGTCGACCGCTCGTGGGACCCGCCGGTCACCCTGGGCGTGCGCCTCGTCAGCGTCATCTCGGACGACCTGCAGCATGCCGGGCAGGCGTCCTACGTGAAGGGTGTCCTCGAGCGGAGGTGA